One genomic segment of Leptolyngbya sp. FACHB-261 includes these proteins:
- a CDS encoding AarF/ABC1/UbiB kinase family protein — protein MLSGLTQTSARQREIAEVVLRNGWGYMRRLLTGGKPDEPRLPTPRILRNILVELGPAFVKLGQLLSTRPDLLSPEYITELSTLQDEVPPVAWEEVEIVLRSSLPRPLEEVFAEVSAIPVAAGSIAQIHRARLAGPEGREVALKIQRPGIEAIVRQDMQLLQSIAELVSRTDFGQYYDLVSLAEEFSTALQAELDFTEEGQSTEQLRDSLQNTDLIDSKQLIVPEIIWELTSQRLLVMQWLSGEPVLAHDRGPAGGPIAVMLVRAFFQQIYIDGFFHADPHPGNIFYLQDGRIALIDCGMVGRLDPRTQQLLTQQMLAIVNLDARRCSQIILELGEPTKRLNLVQLERDYDRLLRRYYNRSLSQINFAQLFYEVLRSTRKNGVRVPGNMGLYVKTLANLEGVARSLDPEFNLMGEVRPLVADLFRRQLIGSTPLQDLMMTALDLKSLSLESPRQIETLLDRLATENLQWNVALRGLDPLRRSLDDSANRLSFSVLVGSLILGAAIISSSDIGGQTPVPLVWISSVLFATASFLGLWLIVSILRSGRLR, from the coding sequence GTGCTTTCCGGCCTCACTCAAACTAGTGCCCGTCAGCGGGAAATTGCTGAAGTTGTTCTGCGCAATGGCTGGGGCTACATGCGCCGCCTACTCACAGGGGGCAAGCCTGATGAACCCCGCCTGCCGACCCCCCGTATCCTGCGCAATATTCTGGTCGAATTAGGACCTGCTTTCGTCAAATTAGGGCAGCTACTCAGCACTAGACCTGATCTGCTGTCGCCTGAATACATCACAGAATTAAGCACCCTGCAAGATGAGGTGCCGCCAGTGGCTTGGGAGGAAGTGGAGATTGTACTGCGCTCCAGCCTGCCCCGACCTCTGGAGGAAGTCTTCGCTGAGGTCTCTGCTATCCCGGTTGCCGCTGGTTCGATTGCCCAAATCCACCGTGCCCGTTTAGCGGGTCCAGAAGGGCGGGAAGTAGCGCTCAAGATCCAGCGCCCTGGGATTGAAGCAATTGTGCGGCAAGACATGCAGCTATTGCAAAGCATTGCAGAGTTGGTTTCCCGCACTGATTTTGGTCAGTACTACGATTTGGTGAGTTTGGCTGAGGAATTTAGTACTGCATTGCAAGCGGAACTGGATTTTACGGAAGAAGGCCAGTCTACCGAGCAGCTACGCGATAGCTTACAAAATACGGACCTGATTGATAGTAAGCAATTAATCGTTCCTGAGATTATTTGGGAACTGACTTCGCAACGCCTGTTAGTAATGCAATGGCTCTCTGGTGAGCCTGTTTTGGCTCACGACCGAGGACCAGCGGGGGGACCCATTGCAGTCATGCTGGTAAGAGCCTTCTTTCAGCAAATTTACATTGATGGCTTCTTTCACGCCGACCCTCACCCTGGCAACATTTTCTACCTTCAAGACGGCCGAATTGCTTTAATTGATTGCGGTATGGTTGGTCGCCTAGACCCTCGCACTCAGCAACTCCTGACTCAGCAAATGCTGGCAATTGTCAATTTAGATGCGCGGCGCTGTAGCCAAATTATTTTGGAGCTGGGGGAACCGACCAAGCGGTTGAATCTTGTGCAGTTAGAGCGCGATTACGATCGGCTACTGCGTCGCTACTACAACCGCAGCCTATCTCAAATCAACTTTGCACAATTGTTTTACGAAGTGCTGCGTTCCACCCGCAAAAATGGGGTGCGCGTCCCTGGCAACATGGGGCTCTATGTCAAAACTCTGGCTAATCTTGAAGGCGTTGCCCGTAGTCTAGACCCAGAGTTTAATTTGATGGGCGAAGTGCGTCCACTGGTGGCCGATCTGTTCCGGCGGCAGCTGATTGGCAGCACGCCTCTGCAGGATCTAATGATGACGGCTCTTGATTTGAAATCGTTATCCCTGGAGTCCCCCCGCCAGATTGAGACGCTGCTCGACCGGCTGGCCACGGAAAATCTGCAGTGGAATGTAGCTCTGCGGGGCCTAGACCCGTTACGGCGCAGCCTGGATGATTCAGCTAACCGGCTCTCTTTTAGTGTGCTGGTGGGCTCGTTGATTTTGGGAGCTGCAATTATTTCCAGTAGTGATATCGGTGGCCAAACACCGGTGCCCTTGGTTTGGATCAGTAGTGTGTTGTTCGCTACCGCCAGCTTTCTAGGTTTATGGCTGATAGTTAGCATTTTGCGCTCAGGAAGATTACGCTAG
- the bioF gene encoding 8-amino-7-oxononanoate synthase, with protein sequence MSPYRWLSRSLATLKQAGWYRSVQPATGRAGSVVELDGQQLLNFASNNYLGLAGDERLIEAAVLATRTYGTGSTGSRLLTGHLELHRQLEQALARLKQTEDALVFSSGYSANLGTITALVGQRDLVLSDAYNHSSLKNGAILSGATVLDYAHLDLADLGQKLAQHRQSYRRCLLLSDSVFSMDGDLCPLPALLDLGDTYDCMLLLDEAHGTGVLGAHGAGLVEQAGCTGRPLVQVGTLSKALGSLGGYVAGSAELIDFLRNRAPSWIYTTALSPADTAAALKAVEIVQAEPERRAQLWSNVTFLRQALSGLDLLPSESPILCVRSGDIPQTLQLAQALRQAGIFAPAIRPPTVPTSRIRLTVMATHTQTDLRNLAQVLQSYAEVSTDSSLPTNVY encoded by the coding sequence GTGAGTCCCTATCGCTGGCTAAGCCGCTCTCTGGCGACCTTAAAGCAAGCGGGTTGGTATCGCTCTGTACAACCTGCCACTGGTCGGGCAGGGTCAGTCGTTGAGCTGGACGGGCAACAGTTGCTCAACTTTGCTAGCAACAACTACCTGGGATTGGCAGGCGATGAGCGCTTGATTGAGGCAGCAGTGCTTGCCACCCGTACCTACGGCACTGGCAGCACTGGCTCGCGGTTACTGACCGGCCATCTGGAGCTACATCGGCAACTCGAACAAGCACTAGCGCGGCTCAAGCAGACCGAGGACGCTCTGGTCTTCAGTTCTGGTTACAGCGCCAACTTGGGAACGATCACAGCCCTGGTTGGTCAGCGTGATCTGGTGCTCTCAGATGCTTACAACCACTCCAGCCTCAAGAATGGTGCGATCCTAAGCGGCGCAACGGTCCTAGACTACGCCCACCTTGACTTGGCTGACTTGGGCCAAAAGTTAGCGCAGCATCGCCAGTCCTATCGTCGCTGCTTGCTTCTGAGTGACAGTGTGTTCAGCATGGACGGTGATTTGTGCCCTTTGCCAGCGCTATTGGATCTGGGAGACACTTACGATTGCATGCTCCTACTGGACGAGGCTCACGGCACGGGTGTTCTAGGAGCGCATGGAGCTGGGTTAGTTGAGCAGGCAGGTTGTACTGGTCGGCCTTTGGTGCAGGTAGGGACACTTAGCAAAGCTCTGGGTAGCCTAGGTGGCTATGTCGCCGGTTCAGCAGAGTTAATCGACTTTCTGCGCAATCGTGCTCCCAGTTGGATCTACACCACAGCCCTGTCACCAGCTGACACTGCCGCTGCCTTGAAGGCTGTAGAAATTGTGCAGGCTGAGCCAGAGCGCCGCGCCCAGCTATGGAGCAACGTTACCTTTCTGCGCCAGGCGCTCTCTGGTCTCGATCTACTGCCTTCTGAATCGCCAATTCTCTGTGTCCGAAGCGGTGACATTCCGCAAACCTTACAACTCGCTCAAGCCTTGAGACAGGCTGGGATTTTTGCGCCTGCTATCCGTCCACCGACCGTACCAACCAGTCGGATTCGACTAACTGTAATGGCAACGCATACACAAACGGATCTAAGAAACCTGGCTCAAGTGTTACAAAGCTATGCCGAGGTATCCACAGATTCATCTTTACCTACAAATGTTTACTAG
- the psb35 gene encoding photosystem II assembly protein Psb35: MDAAPHFPFAATLLYVVGFIAAVTFGSIAWYNSKRPVGWENKDRPDIVPEVKTEENPGIGEPNS; the protein is encoded by the coding sequence ATGGATGCTGCGCCTCATTTTCCATTCGCCGCTACACTGCTGTACGTTGTTGGTTTTATCGCTGCTGTAACTTTCGGCTCAATCGCCTGGTACAACTCTAAGCGCCCTGTAGGCTGGGAGAACAAGGACCGCCCAGACATCGTGCCAGAAGTGAAAACAGAAGAAAATCCTGGTATTGGCGAACCGAATTCCTAA
- a CDS encoding PRC-barrel domain-containing protein — translation MTTTSEPVRQRSSILGTQVISKATARRLGVVSQLWLDMDQRQVVAVSVRDNLIAGTPQYMSLSSIALLGPDAILVDNEDVFEDINVDAYTSLIGSEVVTETGELLGKVRDFKFDPGNGEIFQLILSSLGIPLIPSQVVSTYELDVNEIIAVGRDRIIVTEGMEERLTQLTVGILERLGIGKPPWERDEDYISTVDPNDMLGTGSSRPSTARTVTTRASEDMWDDDNWSKSRPAARRKAPEPYYDEELEEADNWSDEAEEYEEPYEEDNRYRRDNEDAWSDEEPYEAPRVNIPQKQRQPEYEEEKDY, via the coding sequence ATGACAACGACATCTGAACCTGTTCGCCAGCGCTCGTCGATCCTGGGCACCCAGGTGATCAGCAAGGCAACCGCCCGACGGCTCGGCGTGGTTTCCCAGCTCTGGCTGGACATGGATCAGCGGCAGGTTGTAGCAGTCAGCGTGCGAGACAACCTGATTGCTGGAACGCCCCAATACATGTCTCTGTCCAGCATTGCGCTGCTGGGACCCGATGCCATTCTGGTCGATAACGAAGATGTCTTTGAAGACATCAACGTTGATGCTTACACCAGTCTGATTGGCAGTGAAGTCGTCACCGAGACTGGGGAACTGCTCGGTAAGGTGCGTGACTTCAAGTTTGACCCAGGCAACGGTGAGATCTTTCAGCTCATTCTGTCCTCGCTGGGTATTCCCCTAATTCCCTCTCAAGTGGTTAGCACCTACGAGTTGGATGTCAATGAGATCATCGCTGTAGGCCGAGATCGCATCATTGTCACTGAAGGCATGGAAGAGCGTCTGACCCAGCTGACCGTGGGCATTCTTGAGCGTCTGGGCATCGGCAAGCCACCCTGGGAGCGGGATGAAGATTACATCTCGACCGTTGATCCCAATGACATGCTGGGCACTGGCTCCAGCCGTCCCTCTACCGCTCGCACCGTAACCACTCGGGCCAGTGAGGATATGTGGGATGACGACAACTGGTCTAAATCCCGCCCTGCTGCCCGCCGTAAAGCTCCAGAACCCTACTACGACGAAGAGCTAGAGGAAGCTGATAACTGGTCGGACGAAGCTGAGGAATACGAAGAACCTTACGAAGAAGACAACCGTTACCGCCGCGACAACGAGGATGCTTGGTCCGACGAAGAACCTTACGAAGCGCCTCGAGTCAACATTCCCCAGAAGCAGCGCCAGCCCGAGTACGAAGAAGAGAAAGACTACTAG
- a CDS encoding pentapeptide repeat-containing protein yields the protein MDVNGSDPRDASLYAVPHRPPIINSAQELRSAQKLGLSLRGAIARNIDLSWALLDQLRVPGGDFQGANLRGVSLGAADLRLADLSLVRLEQANLAGADLWGADCSGAQAQAVNLQTARLIQSRWLQANLRSARFDGADCTKIDLSGADCLRARFEKTCLQRALLRGTFLGACSLQGADLRGANLAGANLSGANLTGAVITDADFSEVQLEPKTRQYLLSIASGIHPLSGRSTHETLQPNRKSFLFFWRR from the coding sequence ATGGATGTAAACGGCTCTGATCCCAGAGACGCTTCGCTCTATGCGGTGCCCCACCGTCCCCCGATCATTAACAGCGCTCAAGAACTGCGCTCTGCTCAGAAACTGGGGTTGTCGCTGCGCGGGGCTATTGCTCGCAATATTGACTTAAGTTGGGCTCTACTCGACCAGCTTCGGGTACCCGGTGGAGACTTCCAAGGCGCGAATCTGCGCGGCGTTTCTCTGGGTGCTGCTGATTTACGCTTAGCTGACCTTAGCCTAGTGCGATTGGAGCAAGCTAATTTAGCAGGCGCCGATTTGTGGGGGGCAGACTGCTCTGGGGCGCAGGCCCAAGCAGTGAATCTGCAAACCGCGCGGCTAATTCAATCTCGCTGGTTACAGGCCAATCTGCGTAGCGCCCGTTTCGATGGGGCCGACTGTACCAAGATTGACTTGAGTGGGGCTGATTGTCTGCGAGCAAGGTTTGAGAAAACTTGTTTACAACGCGCATTGCTGCGTGGCACTTTTTTAGGAGCCTGTAGCTTACAGGGGGCTGATCTTAGGGGAGCCAATCTCGCCGGGGCCAATCTCAGTGGGGCTAATTTAACCGGTGCGGTGATCACTGACGCTGACTTTTCCGAGGTGCAATTAGAGCCGAAAACACGACAGTATTTATTGAGTATTGCAAGTGGTATTCATCCGCTTAGCGGTCGCTCAACGCATGAGACTTTGCAGCCTAACCGCAAGAGTTTTCTGTTTTTCTGGCGGCGTTAA
- the cysH gene encoding phosphoadenosine phosphosulfate reductase, with product MTELPSALGLDSGNPASAPRTFDLDALNTQFDQAHPRDILRWSTENLSHLVQVTSFADSGMVILDLLDQLGAQLPVLFIDTLHHFPETLAHVERVRQHYRLDLHIAHPEPSDRKAFEARYGERLWEQDLEQYQVVTKVLPFKQALADLQVKAWINGRRRDQATTRTQLPVFEWHGERLKVNPLVHWTKKEVWNYLLEHNVPYNPLHDQGYSSIGDQPLTTAVQVGEDERAGRWRGMGKVECGIHVL from the coding sequence ATGACCGAATTACCTTCTGCTTTAGGGCTAGACTCAGGCAATCCTGCCTCGGCCCCTCGCACCTTTGATCTTGACGCACTGAATACTCAGTTTGATCAAGCTCATCCCCGTGACATTTTACGTTGGAGCACCGAGAACCTAAGCCACTTAGTGCAGGTGACCTCCTTTGCAGACAGTGGCATGGTGATCCTCGATCTGCTGGACCAGTTAGGGGCTCAGTTGCCTGTCCTGTTTATCGATACCCTACATCATTTTCCGGAGACTCTAGCGCACGTCGAGCGTGTTAGACAACACTACCGCCTAGACCTTCACATCGCCCATCCTGAGCCCTCCGATCGCAAGGCCTTTGAGGCTCGCTACGGGGAACGTCTTTGGGAACAAGACCTGGAGCAATATCAGGTAGTTACGAAGGTGTTGCCTTTTAAGCAAGCCCTAGCCGATCTCCAAGTGAAGGCTTGGATAAACGGACGGCGACGCGACCAAGCAACCACTCGCACCCAGCTCCCCGTGTTTGAGTGGCATGGTGAACGGCTAAAAGTGAACCCCTTGGTTCACTGGACCAAGAAAGAGGTTTGGAACTATCTCTTGGAGCATAACGTTCCCTACAATCCTCTCCACGACCAGGGCTACAGCAGCATTGGCGACCAACCGTTGACAACGGCAGTTCAGGTTGGTGAGGACGAGCGTGCTGGTCGTTGGCGGGGAATGGGCAAGGTTGAGTGCGGCATTCACGTTCTCTAG
- a CDS encoding DUF6761 family protein, whose amino-acid sequence MPDSTLDSLPWLALSISIPADMLQDTQTIRHYQRLTDDLAELWSRGYRTDELRLFTNGYLAALRTSNVVEPYAIHRLEEEALRFLYDSSNFAIPEPERDYDLP is encoded by the coding sequence TTGCCTGATTCGACTCTCGACTCATTACCGTGGCTGGCTCTGTCGATTTCTATTCCTGCTGACATGCTTCAAGATACCCAGACGATTCGCCACTATCAGAGACTCACTGATGATCTCGCAGAGCTTTGGAGCCGGGGCTACCGGACCGATGAACTGCGCCTGTTCACCAATGGCTATCTAGCAGCTCTGCGCACTTCCAATGTGGTAGAGCCCTACGCTATTCATCGTTTAGAAGAAGAGGCATTACGCTTCCTCTACGACTCGTCGAACTTCGCCATTCCCGAGCCGGAACGGGACTACGATCTGCCCTGA
- a CDS encoding methyl-accepting chemotaxis protein translates to MGRLIFEADVDINAQLQTDVLTNLELDPELSALTPELDLRLRQLALHRFEVDSSTICKLVARRFEEDPLLPGVILVEAGKLLGMVSRRRFLEQLSRPYGLDLFLKRPIRVLFEQARTTYLQLPWTATVAEAMHKALTRAAELAHEPLVVTCDQGWSLLDLPTLLLAQVQVQEQAAQSLYHQKAQISAYLHSLQEERNRVRDHSSRLEQCQAEVSYHRQILQQQQAEVMAKTHHVVVRQHSLLDTTRQLVQKGERVFQATFAGVKSVHRRTRRILANSQSFGQEVQELRVVTDSLSSLSGHIRLLAFTSAVEAHRAGVSGQAFARIAKEIRALVDRVDELNQQLQRLQDRIQHRSDITEQAAAENVTMAKTLLGHAREARTALAQIEELLQASTTNPSASVGLSSSSL, encoded by the coding sequence ATGGGACGATTGATCTTTGAAGCGGATGTAGACATAAACGCTCAACTTCAGACAGATGTTTTAACCAATCTGGAGCTAGATCCAGAGTTATCTGCGCTAACACCAGAGCTAGATCTGCGGCTCAGGCAGCTCGCGCTTCACCGGTTTGAGGTAGACAGCTCGACGATTTGCAAGTTAGTCGCTCGTCGCTTTGAGGAAGACCCTCTACTGCCCGGGGTCATCCTTGTGGAGGCGGGCAAGTTATTGGGGATGGTGTCACGGCGGCGGTTTTTGGAGCAGCTCAGCAGACCCTATGGCCTGGATTTATTCTTGAAACGTCCCATTCGGGTCTTATTTGAGCAAGCACGAACGACTTATCTCCAGCTACCCTGGACGGCGACGGTTGCTGAAGCTATGCACAAGGCCTTAACCCGTGCTGCCGAGTTAGCTCACGAGCCACTGGTTGTAACCTGTGACCAAGGCTGGTCGCTTCTGGATCTGCCAACCTTGCTGCTAGCTCAGGTCCAGGTGCAGGAACAGGCTGCCCAGTCCCTCTATCATCAAAAAGCTCAGATTAGTGCCTACCTGCACTCACTGCAAGAAGAACGAAACCGCGTCCGAGACCATAGCAGCCGTTTGGAGCAATGTCAGGCAGAAGTCAGCTATCATCGCCAGATTTTGCAACAGCAACAGGCTGAGGTGATGGCTAAGACTCACCACGTCGTGGTTCGTCAACACTCTCTGTTGGACACCACCCGCCAACTAGTCCAGAAGGGCGAACGGGTCTTTCAAGCAACCTTTGCTGGGGTTAAGTCAGTGCACCGACGGACCCGGCGCATTCTAGCGAATAGCCAATCTTTTGGGCAGGAGGTGCAGGAGCTGCGGGTCGTCACTGATTCCTTGAGCAGTCTATCTGGCCACATTCGCTTGCTGGCATTCACATCAGCAGTAGAAGCCCACCGAGCAGGAGTCAGCGGTCAGGCATTTGCTCGCATTGCCAAAGAGATCCGAGCACTTGTGGATCGGGTTGATGAGCTGAATCAGCAACTCCAGCGCCTCCAAGACCGCATTCAGCACCGCAGCGATATTACTGAGCAAGCGGCTGCCGAAAATGTGACTATGGCTAAGACCCTTCTAGGTCATGCGCGTGAGGCGCGAACCGCCCTAGCCCAGATCGAAGAACTGTTACAGGCGAGCACCACTAATCCATCGGCATCAGTTGGCCTATCGTCCTCTAGCCTTTAG
- the smc gene encoding chromosome segregation protein SMC produces the protein MYIKRLELTRFKSFGSTTVIPLLPGFTVVSGPNGSGKSNILDALLFALGLAGSKGMRAERLPDLVNNSQKSRSTVEASVKVTFDLEDGNDGEWSVTRKLRVTPQGTYTSTYAINDVPCTLTELHEQLAEHRIYPEGYNIVLQGDVTSIISMSSRERRQIIDELAGVAAFDRKIDQAKEKLDAVKEREDRFRIVEKELIAQRDRLAQDRIKAEKYRKLRAEIQAMEQWEVVLNGRQLQRQQTQLREQIRSCEQNRTELSTQLAELTINIARASAELEHANQRVKALGEDEQLALQSQKATREAELRAVTRSAQELSQAQKTDQNTLIHLQGEVQEHHGSLERLNDQFRGQIEQIEQLVARQQHQQQLLARSRESLQTIAESSNTSVQQQTQLRHQIDTLLSTLDPQRQEQTRLRERLSQLERQIQDQKTELARLDNDLIERQNLLREKQAESTDQQERVQSLAQSLTTAQQEGQTQQATRDRLSEEQTNRQRQLDRIEARAQAIQEVQGTYATRLILQMELPGVCGLVAQLGQVDPHYQLALSIAAGARLGHLVVEDDGVAAAGIELLRREKAGRLTFLPLNRIQPARSLPRLQANGAIDYALNLIQFDERYIDVFAYVFGNTVVFEHLSDARRYLNQYRMVTIDGELLESSGAMTGGSAQKNSLQFGTGSPAESDEAKALKERLQEIERLLKLINQKIQVAQANMTHQSEQLAESRARHRDAHSQIDPLTQAIASLNGQRDRLRQNLESNQQELQASRQRLSELDQNLPVQEADLQILRQELGLLEQSQDHSEWQQAQAAVSEQEVRLAELDVNLRSARDRQSDATTQAQVLQEKIKQSEARIQECRRRQTDQLNQQTQLTQQRQQLEATLAQLQQQLATLEVQLGSEKQLRDRLERQLREQTNARQELEWQLSRLQERQQEAQQQLESVQTSLQEYSQNLPDPEPEVPADLTLEQLASELRSRTRRLQAMEPVNMLAIEEYNRTQERLDDLSQKLTTLEEERTELLLRIENFTTLRLSAFKEAFDAVDKNFQVIFAELSDGDGHLQLENVADPFAGGLNLVAHPKGKPVQRLASMSGGEKSLTALSFIFALQLYRPSPFYSFDEVDMFLDGSNVERLSRMVRKQADSAQFIVVSLRRPMIEAAERTIGVTQARGAHTQVLGLKLRSG, from the coding sequence GTGTACATCAAGCGACTGGAACTGACCCGCTTCAAGTCTTTTGGTAGTACGACGGTGATCCCGCTGCTACCAGGATTCACTGTCGTTTCTGGGCCTAATGGTTCTGGGAAGTCCAATATTTTAGACGCCTTGCTATTTGCTCTGGGACTAGCAGGTTCCAAGGGTATGCGGGCTGAACGCTTGCCAGATCTAGTCAACAACAGCCAAAAGTCGCGCAGCACAGTCGAGGCAAGCGTTAAAGTCACTTTTGACTTAGAAGACGGCAACGATGGAGAGTGGAGTGTCACTCGCAAACTGCGTGTCACGCCGCAGGGCACTTACACCTCTACCTATGCCATTAATGACGTTCCCTGTACCTTAACTGAGCTGCACGAACAGTTAGCAGAGCACCGCATTTACCCTGAGGGGTACAACATCGTGCTGCAGGGGGACGTCACCAGCATTATCTCGATGAGTTCGCGGGAGCGGCGGCAAATTATTGATGAGCTCGCCGGAGTGGCCGCCTTCGACCGCAAAATCGACCAGGCTAAGGAGAAACTGGACGCCGTTAAAGAGCGCGAAGACCGTTTTCGCATCGTTGAAAAAGAACTAATTGCCCAGCGCGATCGCCTTGCACAGGATCGCATTAAAGCCGAAAAATATCGAAAGCTCCGAGCTGAAATTCAGGCTATGGAGCAATGGGAGGTTGTTCTTAACGGCAGACAACTACAGCGACAGCAAACCCAACTGCGAGAGCAAATCCGAAGCTGTGAGCAAAACCGGACTGAGCTCAGTACTCAGTTAGCAGAGTTAACTATTAATATTGCTCGCGCCAGCGCTGAACTAGAGCATGCCAATCAGCGGGTTAAAGCTCTGGGCGAAGATGAGCAACTGGCACTACAGTCTCAGAAAGCGACACGTGAGGCAGAACTGCGAGCTGTGACGCGCTCTGCTCAGGAGTTGTCTCAAGCGCAGAAAACCGATCAAAATACACTGATTCACCTGCAAGGCGAGGTTCAGGAACACCACGGCTCTCTGGAGCGGCTCAATGACCAGTTCCGCGGTCAGATTGAGCAAATTGAGCAGCTAGTTGCCCGGCAACAGCATCAACAGCAATTGCTGGCCCGGTCCCGCGAATCGCTTCAGACCATTGCTGAATCTTCGAATACCTCGGTGCAGCAGCAAACTCAGCTGCGCCACCAGATCGATACCCTGCTGAGTACGCTCGACCCACAGCGCCAAGAGCAAACTCGCTTGCGAGAGCGACTGAGCCAGCTTGAACGCCAGATTCAGGACCAGAAGACGGAATTAGCTCGTCTAGATAACGACTTGATTGAGCGGCAGAACTTGCTCAGGGAAAAGCAAGCTGAATCAACCGATCAGCAAGAACGGGTCCAGTCTTTAGCGCAATCCTTGACAACGGCGCAGCAAGAAGGGCAGACCCAGCAGGCGACTCGCGACCGGCTGAGCGAAGAGCAAACTAACCGCCAACGGCAGTTGGACCGCATCGAAGCTCGGGCACAAGCTATCCAAGAAGTGCAGGGAACTTACGCCACGCGGTTGATTCTGCAGATGGAGTTACCTGGGGTTTGTGGGTTAGTAGCTCAACTCGGTCAGGTCGATCCGCATTATCAGTTAGCTCTCTCGATTGCAGCAGGTGCGCGTTTGGGCCACCTAGTTGTGGAAGATGACGGTGTGGCAGCGGCTGGGATCGAACTGCTCAGGCGGGAAAAAGCAGGTCGCCTCACCTTTTTGCCCCTCAACCGCATCCAGCCCGCTCGCTCGCTCCCCCGCTTGCAGGCAAACGGAGCTATCGACTACGCGCTCAACCTGATTCAATTTGATGAGCGTTACATTGATGTGTTTGCTTATGTGTTCGGCAACACAGTTGTCTTTGAGCATTTGAGTGACGCCCGACGCTACCTCAACCAATACCGCATGGTCACGATAGACGGGGAGTTGCTAGAAAGCTCTGGCGCAATGACCGGCGGTAGCGCGCAGAAGAACAGCCTTCAGTTTGGTACAGGCTCCCCAGCAGAATCAGATGAGGCAAAAGCCCTCAAGGAACGCCTTCAGGAAATTGAACGCTTGCTCAAGCTGATCAACCAGAAGATCCAGGTGGCTCAAGCCAACATGACGCACCAGAGCGAGCAACTGGCTGAATCTCGCGCTCGCCATCGGGATGCTCACTCCCAGATTGATCCTCTCACTCAAGCGATTGCCAGCCTTAACGGTCAGCGCGACCGCTTACGGCAAAACCTAGAGTCAAATCAGCAAGAACTCCAGGCCAGCCGTCAGCGGTTGAGTGAATTAGACCAGAACTTACCCGTTCAGGAAGCCGATTTGCAAATCCTGCGTCAAGAACTGGGTCTGTTGGAGCAGTCTCAAGACCACAGTGAGTGGCAGCAGGCTCAAGCGGCAGTTAGCGAGCAGGAAGTGCGGCTGGCAGAACTGGACGTGAACTTGCGCAGCGCCCGTGATCGCCAGAGTGATGCCACAACTCAAGCTCAAGTGCTTCAGGAAAAGATTAAGCAAAGCGAAGCCCGGATTCAGGAGTGCCGGCGTCGCCAAACTGACCAGCTCAACCAGCAAACTCAGCTGACCCAGCAACGGCAGCAGTTGGAAGCCACTCTGGCTCAGCTGCAACAACAACTGGCCACGTTAGAGGTGCAGCTAGGCTCCGAAAAACAGCTGCGAGATCGCCTAGAACGCCAGTTGCGCGAGCAGACCAATGCCCGCCAGGAATTGGAGTGGCAATTGAGCCGGCTCCAAGAGCGTCAGCAGGAAGCGCAGCAACAGCTCGAAAGCGTCCAGACCAGTTTGCAAGAGTACAGCCAGAACTTGCCCGATCCCGAACCTGAAGTTCCTGCCGATCTCACTTTAGAACAGCTGGCTTCTGAGTTACGCAGCCGCACTCGTCGCTTGCAGGCTATGGAGCCAGTCAACATGCTGGCGATTGAAGAATACAACCGCACCCAGGAGCGCTTGGACGACCTCAGCCAGAAGCTAACTACGCTTGAAGAGGAGCGTACCGAACTGCTGCTGCGGATTGAGAATTTCACTACGCTACGCCTGTCAGCCTTTAAAGAGGCGTTTGATGCAGTAGACAAGAACTTCCAGGTGATCTTTGCCGAACTCTCAGACGGTGACGGTCATTTGCAGCTCGAAAACGTAGCCGATCCTTTTGCGGGAGGTCTCAATCTGGTTGCTCATCCCAAAGGCAAACCGGTGCAGCGCTTAGCCTCTATGTCAGGGGGCGAAAAATCGCTAACAGCCCTCAGTTTCATTTTTGCCCTGCAGCTCTATCGGCCCTCCCCGTTCTACTCCTTTGATGAGGTAGATATGTTCCTGGATGGGTCGAATGTAGAGCGATTGTCTAGAATGGTAAGGAAGCAGGCAGATTCCGCCCAGTTCATTGTGGTTAGCCTGCGGCGACCTATGATTGAGGCGGCTGAACGCACAATTGGGGTCACGCAAGCGCGAGGTGCTCATACACAAGTCCTAGGCTTGAAGCTGCGCTCTGGCTAG